A genomic stretch from Mycobacterium paraterrae includes:
- the sucB gene encoding 2-oxoglutarate dehydrogenase, E2 component, dihydrolipoamide succinyltransferase, with protein MAFSVQMPALGESVTEGTVTRWLKQEGDAVEVDEPLLEVSTDKVDTEIPSPAAGVLTKIVAHEDDTVEVGGELAVIGDASEGGQPAEQPAPEPAAPSAPEPQAAPEPEPQPTAEPPAPAAPAASEQGASADSQPVLMPELGESVTEGTVTRWLKKVGDSVQVDEPLVEVSTDKVDTEIPSPVAGTLLSITAEEDVTVSVGGELARIGTGAPAPAPAAAPAPPAPPAPPAPPAPPAAPAPPAAPAAPAPPAPAAQPAPAAPQPAAEAAPTTDGTPYVTPLVRKLAAENNVDLGSLTGTGVGGRIRKQDVLAAAEQKKQAASAPAPAAAAPAPAPAAPKPSAPTPAPALAHLRGTTQKASRIRQLTAKKTRESLQATAQLTQTHEVDMTRIVALRNKAKNAFAEREGVNLTFLPFIARAAIDALKAHPNINASYNEDSKEITYYDAEHLGFAVDTEQGLLSPVIHNAGDLSLAGLARAIADIAARARSGDLRPDELSGGTFTITNIGSQGALFDTPILVPPQAAMLGTGAIVKRPRVVVDETGNESIGVRSICYLPLTYDHRLIDGADAGRFLTTVRHRLEEGAFEADLGL; from the coding sequence ATGGCCTTCTCAGTGCAGATGCCGGCGCTCGGTGAGAGCGTTACCGAGGGAACTGTCACCCGGTGGCTGAAGCAAGAAGGCGACGCGGTCGAGGTCGACGAGCCGTTGCTGGAAGTGTCCACCGACAAGGTCGACACCGAGATTCCTTCGCCCGCAGCGGGTGTGCTGACCAAAATCGTTGCCCACGAGGACGACACCGTCGAGGTCGGCGGCGAGCTCGCCGTGATCGGCGACGCATCCGAAGGCGGCCAGCCCGCCGAGCAACCGGCACCCGAGCCGGCGGCCCCCTCGGCACCCGAACCGCAGGCCGCCCCCGAGCCGGAGCCGCAACCCACGGCTGAACCACCGGCTCCTGCCGCGCCGGCCGCCAGTGAGCAGGGAGCAAGCGCAGACTCGCAGCCGGTGCTGATGCCCGAACTGGGCGAGTCCGTCACCGAAGGCACGGTCACCCGCTGGCTGAAGAAGGTGGGCGACTCCGTCCAGGTCGACGAGCCGCTGGTCGAGGTCTCCACCGACAAGGTCGACACCGAGATCCCGTCACCGGTGGCGGGCACCCTGCTCAGCATCACTGCCGAGGAGGACGTCACCGTCTCAGTCGGCGGTGAACTTGCCCGAATCGGCACCGGCGCACCCGCACCGGCACCCGCCGCAGCTCCCGCTCCGCCCGCGCCGCCGGCTCCGCCCGCGCCTCCCGCCCCACCGGCGGCCCCGGCCCCACCGGCAGCCCCGGCTGCGCCGGCGCCCCCTGCTCCCGCCGCGCAGCCCGCACCCGCGGCGCCGCAACCGGCAGCCGAAGCCGCACCGACTACCGACGGCACCCCTTACGTCACTCCCCTGGTCCGAAAGCTGGCCGCCGAGAACAACGTTGACCTCGGCTCGCTAACCGGAACCGGGGTCGGCGGTCGCATCCGCAAGCAGGATGTGCTGGCCGCCGCCGAACAGAAGAAGCAGGCCGCCTCGGCGCCGGCTCCTGCGGCAGCCGCCCCGGCGCCGGCCCCGGCCGCCCCGAAGCCGAGCGCCCCGACGCCCGCGCCCGCGCTGGCCCACCTGCGCGGCACCACCCAGAAGGCCAGCCGGATTCGCCAGCTCACCGCGAAGAAGACCCGGGAGTCGCTACAGGCCACCGCGCAGCTGACGCAGACCCACGAGGTCGACATGACCCGCATCGTCGCGTTGCGCAACAAGGCCAAGAATGCCTTCGCCGAGCGCGAGGGTGTGAACCTGACGTTCCTGCCGTTCATTGCGCGGGCTGCCATCGACGCGCTGAAGGCGCACCCGAACATCAACGCGAGCTACAACGAAGACAGCAAGGAAATCACCTATTACGACGCCGAGCATCTCGGCTTCGCGGTGGACACCGAGCAAGGCCTGCTCTCCCCCGTGATCCACAACGCGGGCGACCTGTCGCTGGCCGGACTGGCCCGCGCCATCGCCGACATCGCCGCCCGCGCCCGCTCCGGTGACCTGCGGCCTGACGAACTGTCCGGCGGCACCTTCACCATCACCAACATCGGAAGCCAAGGCGCCCTGTTCGACACGCCGATCCTGGTTCCGCCGCAAGCGGCGATGCTGGGCACCGGCGCGATCGTCAAGCGGCCCCGCGTGGTCGTCGACGAGACCGGCAACGAGTCGATCGGCGTGCGGTCGATCTGCTACTTGCCGCTGACCTACGACCACCGGTTGATCGACGGTGCCGACGCCGGTCGATTCCTTACCACCGTCAGGCATCGGCTCGAGGAAGGCGCATTCGAGGCCGACCTGGGTCTTTGA
- a CDS encoding TIGR01777 family oxidoreductase: protein MGSTVAIAGSSGLIGSALVNALRAADHQVLRIVRRAPAHAGELHWDPDSGEFDAGALSGVDAVVNMCGINVGQRRWSGAFKQNLRDSRITPTEVLSNAVADAGVGVLVNASAVGYYGNTKDHAVDETASAGTGFLAQLCVDWEAVTAPARDAGTRVVLARTGVVLAAAGGALRQLRPLFSLGLGARLGSGRQYMSWISLEDTVRALQFAIFDERLSGPANLTGPAPVTNAEFTTALGRALNRSTPLMVPGFVVRAALGEFADEALLSGQRAIPGVLERTGFEFHHNTVGEALRYATAKGSAE, encoded by the coding sequence GTGGGCTCTACCGTCGCGATCGCAGGCTCGTCCGGCCTGATCGGTTCGGCACTCGTCAACGCGCTGCGCGCCGCCGACCACCAAGTGCTGCGCATCGTGCGGCGAGCGCCGGCGCATGCCGGAGAGCTGCACTGGGACCCCGACAGCGGTGAATTCGACGCCGGGGCGCTGAGCGGCGTCGACGCGGTGGTGAACATGTGCGGCATCAACGTCGGCCAGCGTCGCTGGTCGGGTGCGTTCAAGCAGAACCTGCGCGACAGTCGCATCACCCCGACCGAAGTGTTGTCCAACGCGGTCGCCGACGCCGGCGTCGGCGTGCTCGTCAACGCAAGCGCGGTCGGCTACTACGGCAACACCAAGGACCACGCCGTCGACGAGACCGCTTCGGCGGGAACGGGTTTCCTGGCGCAACTGTGCGTGGACTGGGAAGCTGTCACCGCGCCCGCCCGCGACGCCGGCACCCGGGTGGTCCTGGCCCGCACGGGCGTGGTGTTGGCCGCAGCGGGCGGCGCGTTGCGTCAGCTGCGGCCGCTGTTCTCGCTCGGGCTGGGCGCCCGGCTGGGCAGCGGCCGGCAGTACATGTCGTGGATCAGCTTGGAGGACACCGTCCGGGCGCTGCAGTTCGCGATCTTCGACGAGCGGCTGTCGGGGCCGGCCAACCTCACCGGACCCGCTCCCGTCACCAACGCCGAATTCACCACGGCCCTGGGCCGGGCGCTGAACCGATCGACCCCGCTGATGGTGCCTGGGTTCGTGGTACGCGCCGCGCTCGGCGAGTTCGCCGACGAGGCCCTGTTGAGCGGGCAACGCGCCATTCCCGGCGTCCTGGAGCGGACCGGCTTCGAATTCCACCACAACACCGTCGGCGAGGCCCTGCGCTACGCGACGGCGAAGGGCTCCGCGGAATAG
- the lipB gene encoding lipoyl(octanoyl) transferase LipB, with protein MATVDYRVAWQLQQELADSRVAGGMDSLLLLEHPSVYTAGRRTAAEERPHDGTPVVDTDRGGKITWHGPGQLVGYPIIGLAEPLDVVNYVRRIEEALIKVCTDLGVQVGRVDGRSGVWLPAGPGQPARKVAAIGVRVSRATTLHGFALNCDCDLDAFQAIVPCGISDAGVTSLSAELGRRVGVNDVRSAVAEAVCDALDGRLAVAVHPCATPEHAIARASSSDR; from the coding sequence ATGGCCACCGTCGACTATCGGGTCGCCTGGCAACTGCAGCAGGAGTTGGCCGATTCGCGGGTAGCCGGTGGCATGGATTCGCTGCTGCTGCTCGAACATCCGTCGGTGTACACCGCCGGGCGGCGCACCGCCGCCGAGGAGCGGCCGCATGACGGCACGCCGGTCGTCGACACCGACCGCGGCGGCAAGATCACCTGGCACGGGCCGGGCCAGCTGGTCGGCTATCCGATCATCGGGCTGGCGGAGCCGCTCGACGTGGTCAACTACGTGCGCCGCATCGAAGAAGCCCTGATCAAGGTCTGCACCGACCTAGGCGTGCAGGTCGGTCGGGTCGACGGTCGTTCCGGGGTGTGGCTGCCGGCCGGGCCCGGTCAGCCGGCGCGCAAAGTCGCCGCCATCGGGGTACGGGTGTCACGCGCAACGACGCTGCATGGCTTCGCGCTGAACTGTGACTGCGACCTCGACGCCTTCCAGGCGATCGTTCCCTGCGGTATCAGCGATGCAGGAGTGACGTCTTTGTCGGCCGAACTGGGCCGGCGGGTGGGCGTCAACGACGTGCGGTCAGCAGTCGCCGAGGCGGTCTGCGATGCCCTCGACGGGCGGCTGGCAGTTGCCGTGCATCCCTGCGCAACGCCGGAGCACGCCATCGCGCGCGCATCGTCCTCGGACCGCTGA
- the lipA gene encoding lipoyl synthase: MTVAPEGRKLLRLEVRNAETPIERKPPWIKTRLRMGPEYTDLKKLVRREGLHTVCEEAGCPNIYECWEDREATFLIGGEVCSRRCDFCQIDTGKPAPLDRDEPRRVAESVQAMSLRYSTVTGVARDDLPDGGAWLYAETVRAIKQLNPSTGVELLIPDFNGNADQLREVFESRPEVLAHNLETVPRIFQRIRPAFSYQRSLAVITAARDFGLVTKSNLILGMGETPDEVRAALTDLHEAGCDIVTITQYLRPTARHHPVDRWVHPDEFVDYERYAEHLGFAGVLAGPLVRSSYRAGRLYQQAHQRRFETPTAQPG, from the coding sequence GTGACCGTCGCCCCAGAAGGTCGGAAACTGCTGCGCCTGGAAGTGCGCAACGCGGAAACCCCGATCGAACGCAAACCGCCGTGGATCAAGACCCGGCTGCGGATGGGACCCGAGTACACCGACCTGAAGAAGCTGGTCCGCCGCGAGGGCCTGCACACCGTGTGCGAGGAAGCCGGCTGCCCGAACATCTACGAGTGCTGGGAAGACCGCGAGGCCACCTTCCTGATCGGCGGCGAAGTCTGCAGCCGCCGCTGCGACTTCTGCCAGATCGACACCGGCAAACCCGCGCCGCTCGACCGTGACGAACCGCGACGGGTCGCCGAAAGCGTGCAGGCGATGAGCCTGCGCTACTCCACGGTCACCGGGGTGGCCCGCGACGACCTACCCGACGGCGGCGCCTGGCTGTACGCCGAAACCGTGCGCGCCATCAAGCAGTTGAACCCCTCCACCGGCGTCGAATTGTTGATTCCCGACTTCAATGGCAACGCAGACCAGTTGCGCGAAGTCTTCGAGTCCCGGCCAGAAGTGTTGGCGCACAACCTCGAAACGGTGCCGCGCATCTTCCAGCGAATCCGTCCGGCCTTCTCCTATCAGCGCAGCCTCGCGGTGATCACGGCCGCGCGCGACTTCGGTCTGGTGACCAAGAGCAACCTCATCCTGGGCATGGGCGAGACGCCCGACGAGGTGCGCGCGGCGCTGACCGATCTGCACGAGGCCGGCTGCGACATCGTCACGATCACCCAGTACCTGCGCCCGACGGCGCGGCACCATCCAGTCGATCGCTGGGTGCACCCCGACGAGTTCGTCGACTACGAGCGATACGCCGAGCACCTGGGATTCGCCGGGGTGCTGGCCGGTCCGCTGGTCCGCTCCTCGTACCGCGCCGGCCGGCTGTATCAGCAGGCCCATCAGCGGCGGTTCGAGACGCCGACCGCACAGCCGGGCTGA
- a CDS encoding DUF4191 domain-containing protein, with protein sequence MAKSRSAKPSKAARAEAKAARKVASRERRSQLWQAFNIQRKEDKRLLPYMVGAFLLIVVIAVVIGLFAGGFSAVSLPILGVVLGALVAFIIFGRRAQKSVYGKAEGQAGAAAWALDNLRGKWRVTPGVAATGHLDAVHRVLGRPGVILVGEGSAARVKPLLAQEKKRTARLVGDVPIYDIIVGNGDGEVPLAKLERHLTKLPSNITVKQMDSLESRLAALGSRAGTAAMPKGPMPGGAKMRGVQRTVRRR encoded by the coding sequence ATGGCCAAATCCCGCAGCGCCAAGCCCAGCAAGGCCGCCCGCGCCGAGGCGAAAGCCGCTCGCAAGGTGGCCAGCAGAGAACGTCGTAGCCAGCTGTGGCAGGCGTTCAACATCCAACGCAAAGAGGACAAGCGGCTGCTGCCATACATGGTCGGCGCGTTCCTGCTGATCGTGGTGATCGCGGTGGTGATCGGGTTGTTCGCCGGTGGTTTCTCGGCGGTCTCGCTGCCCATCCTCGGCGTCGTGCTCGGCGCGCTGGTGGCATTCATCATCTTCGGCCGGCGCGCGCAGAAGTCGGTGTACGGCAAGGCGGAAGGCCAAGCCGGCGCGGCCGCCTGGGCGCTGGACAACCTGCGGGGCAAATGGCGGGTCACCCCCGGCGTCGCCGCCACGGGTCACCTCGACGCCGTGCACCGGGTGCTGGGCCGGCCCGGCGTGATCCTGGTCGGCGAGGGCTCGGCGGCACGGGTCAAACCTCTTCTCGCGCAAGAGAAGAAGCGGACGGCTCGGCTGGTCGGCGACGTGCCGATCTACGACATCATCGTCGGCAACGGCGACGGCGAGGTTCCCCTCGCCAAGCTGGAGCGTCACCTGACCAAGCTGCCGTCGAACATCACCGTCAAGCAGATGGATTCGCTGGAGTCGCGGCTGGCCGCGCTGGGCTCGCGCGCTGGCACCGCCGCGATGCCCAAGGGCCCAATGCCCGGCGGCGCCAAGATGCGCGGCGTCCAGCGCACGGTTCGTCGGCGCTGA
- a CDS encoding RDD family protein, translating to MTPGDRPPQTGEAAQADAYPGQSLGLPESGSGALASLGRRLVALLVDWFIAYGLARLTVTAGLMTSRQFLYGQAGAAVVLATWLVLGVVAVRLFQFTPGQFALGLRVASVDGRLNVGLGRAAVRGVLIAFVIPALFVDVDGRGIQDRVTGTAVVRR from the coding sequence ATGACGCCCGGCGACCGACCCCCTCAAACCGGTGAGGCGGCGCAAGCAGACGCCTATCCGGGCCAATCGCTCGGCCTGCCGGAAAGTGGTTCAGGCGCGCTGGCAAGCCTGGGCCGCCGGCTGGTGGCGCTGCTCGTCGATTGGTTCATCGCCTACGGCCTGGCCCGTCTCACCGTCACCGCGGGCCTGATGACGAGTCGACAGTTTCTCTACGGGCAGGCCGGAGCGGCGGTCGTGCTAGCGACCTGGCTGGTGCTGGGAGTGGTGGCCGTGCGGCTGTTTCAGTTCACCCCGGGGCAATTCGCGCTCGGATTGCGGGTGGCGTCGGTCGACGGACGGCTGAACGTCGGCCTGGGCCGGGCCGCGGTGCGCGGGGTCCTGATCGCGTTCGTCATCCCGGCGTTGTTCGTCGACGTCGACGGGCGGGGGATACAGGACCGGGTCACCGGAACCGCTGTCGTGCGGCGCTAG
- the glnA gene encoding type I glutamate--ammonia ligase, whose translation MSENTADDIIKLARDENVEFVDVRFCDLPGIMQHFTIPISFFDESVFEEGLAFDGSSIRGFQSIHESDMLLLPDPDTAHIDLFTQAKTLNLNFFVHDPFTLEPYSRDPRNIARKAENYLKSTGIADTAYFGAEAEFYIFDSVAFDSKINGTFYEVDAISGWWNSGEPTETDGSPNRGYKVRPKGGYFPVAPVDHYVDLRSKMLQNLIKAGFSLEKGHHEVGTGGQAEINYKFNTLLHAADDMQLYKYIVKNTAWQAGKTVTFMPKPLFGDNGSGMHTHQSLWKDGNPLMYDETGYAGLSDTARHYIGGLLHHAPSLLAFTNPTVNSYKRLVPGFEAPINLVYSQRNRSACVRIPITGSNPKAKRLEFRCPDSSGNPYLAFAAMLMAGLDGIRNKIEPQTPVDKDLYELPPEEAANIPQAPTQLSAVIDRLEEDHEYLTEGGVFTPDLIDTWISYKRENEILPVQVRPHPYEFALYYDV comes from the coding sequence GTGTCCGAAAACACGGCCGACGACATCATCAAACTGGCCAGGGACGAGAACGTCGAATTCGTCGACGTCCGGTTCTGTGACCTGCCAGGCATCATGCAGCACTTCACAATTCCCATTTCGTTCTTCGACGAGAGCGTGTTCGAGGAAGGCCTCGCGTTCGACGGCTCCTCGATTCGCGGATTCCAGTCCATCCACGAGTCCGACATGCTGCTCCTCCCCGACCCGGACACGGCGCACATCGACCTGTTCACCCAGGCCAAGACGCTGAACCTGAACTTCTTCGTGCACGACCCGTTCACTCTCGAGCCGTACTCCCGCGACCCGCGCAACATCGCCCGCAAGGCGGAGAACTACCTCAAGAGCACAGGCATCGCCGACACCGCCTACTTCGGTGCCGAGGCGGAGTTCTACATCTTCGACTCGGTTGCGTTCGACTCGAAGATCAACGGAACCTTCTACGAGGTCGACGCGATTTCCGGGTGGTGGAACAGCGGCGAGCCCACCGAGACAGACGGCAGTCCGAACCGCGGCTACAAGGTCCGCCCCAAGGGTGGCTACTTCCCTGTCGCGCCGGTCGACCACTACGTCGACTTGCGCTCGAAGATGCTGCAGAACCTGATCAAGGCTGGCTTCTCGCTGGAGAAGGGCCACCACGAGGTCGGCACCGGCGGCCAGGCCGAGATCAACTACAAGTTCAACACGCTGCTGCACGCGGCCGACGACATGCAGTTGTACAAGTACATCGTCAAGAACACCGCTTGGCAGGCCGGCAAGACCGTCACGTTCATGCCCAAGCCGCTGTTCGGTGACAACGGCTCGGGTATGCACACCCACCAGTCGCTGTGGAAAGACGGCAACCCGCTGATGTACGACGAGACCGGTTACGCCGGGTTGTCGGACACCGCTCGCCACTACATCGGCGGCCTGTTGCACCATGCCCCGTCGCTACTGGCGTTCACCAACCCGACGGTGAACTCCTACAAGCGTCTGGTCCCTGGGTTCGAAGCGCCGATCAACCTGGTCTACAGCCAGCGCAACCGCTCGGCTTGTGTCCGCATCCCGATCACCGGCAGCAACCCGAAGGCCAAGCGCCTGGAGTTCCGCTGCCCCGACTCGTCGGGTAACCCGTACCTGGCGTTCGCGGCGATGCTGATGGCCGGTTTGGACGGCATCCGGAACAAGATCGAGCCGCAGACTCCGGTCGACAAGGACCTCTACGAACTGCCGCCGGAGGAGGCTGCGAACATTCCGCAGGCCCCCACCCAGCTGTCGGCAGTAATCGACCGTTTGGAAGAGGACCACGAATACCTCACCGAGGGCGGCGTTTTCACACCCGACCTGATTGACACGTGGATCAGCTACAAGCGGGAGAACGAGATCCTGCCCGTCCAGGTCCGGCCTCACCCGTACGAGTTCGCGCTCTACTACGACGTGTAA
- a CDS encoding DUF732 domain-containing protein, with amino-acid sequence MLSPPLVPRITSRAVALTTAALFLAANLAAGPASADPSPQEQQDQFVALLEADQVPMIDNLPALVARAHQICKELNSGTSVYAVVEEEMNGIYDEDPSLRAQAGRVHRTAVRFIAVSSEVYCPSHLTDPYVSDDVGFFAHGPSVGIRQPT; translated from the coding sequence ATGCTCTCGCCACCGCTGGTTCCCCGGATCACCAGTCGCGCAGTGGCTTTGACGACGGCCGCACTGTTTCTCGCGGCCAACCTGGCTGCTGGCCCGGCGAGCGCCGATCCGAGCCCACAGGAACAGCAGGATCAATTTGTGGCGCTGCTCGAAGCTGACCAAGTTCCCATGATCGACAACTTGCCTGCTCTCGTGGCCCGGGCCCACCAGATCTGCAAAGAACTCAACAGCGGCACCTCGGTCTACGCCGTGGTCGAGGAGGAGATGAACGGCATCTACGACGAAGACCCGAGCCTGCGCGCCCAGGCCGGTCGGGTGCACAGGACCGCGGTCAGATTCATCGCGGTCTCGTCGGAGGTCTATTGCCCGAGCCATCTCACCGATCCGTACGTCAGCGACGACGTCGGCTTCTTCGCGCACGGTCCTTCGGTGGGGATACGTCAACCGACGTAG
- a CDS encoding DUF732 domain-containing protein, whose amino-acid sequence MQTPRWLVSLVIPIVAGAALVTTAAVAQAGPRDDDYLNQLRGSGLTWPPGHEEALIGTAYLVCNDLGWGWTPQQIANSIHANLDPDDIHVHDVGAMVNIARAVYCPNQRCWAAHC is encoded by the coding sequence ATGCAAACACCCCGCTGGCTGGTCAGCCTCGTCATCCCGATCGTCGCCGGCGCCGCCTTGGTCACCACTGCAGCCGTTGCACAGGCCGGCCCCAGAGACGACGACTACCTCAACCAACTTCGCGGCTCCGGTTTGACGTGGCCGCCGGGCCACGAGGAGGCGTTGATCGGGACGGCGTACCTCGTCTGCAACGACCTCGGCTGGGGATGGACTCCGCAACAGATCGCCAACAGCATCCACGCCAACCTGGACCCCGACGACATCCACGTGCACGACGTCGGCGCCATGGTGAACATCGCCCGAGCTGTCTACTGCCCCAACCAGCGGTGCTGGGCCGCCCACTGCTGA
- a CDS encoding aldehyde dehydrogenase family protein, producing MALQTILDDLRDRPGTGDVIAVIDPATEETITEFTDCGEKAVEEAAARAKATFESGVWSQLPGRERAKVLWKIADLIDEHADEFAQLDSLNTGMPLMQATLQMSTVSEFFRYYAGWCSKLNGVAYDVKTDGIATDAFVDMHAYTLKEPYGVVGLIFPWNGPIFNASAKLAPALAAGGSLLVKPAEETPLSAVLLDRLVHEAGVPDGVVNLLTGYGHTAGAAITAHPDVEKVAFTGSTEVGKEIVRASADNLKKVTLELGGKSPVLIFDDADLDKAILMASLGIFVHSGQGCVCGSRIFAQRGVYDRVVEGISMMANTFKLGAPSEEGCVSGPLISQKQLTRVMGFIDEGKSEGVEVVTGGHRLDRKGYFVHPTVLTNVDPAMRLYRQEIFGPVVTILPFDDEDEAIAMANDTTYGLAATAYTENLSRAHRLAKRMQAGSVQVNCQLVFDHDVPFGGYKQSGWGHEFGKEGIDIYLKTKSVWMQL from the coding sequence ATGGCGCTGCAGACAATTTTGGACGACCTCCGCGACCGGCCCGGCACGGGCGACGTCATCGCGGTCATCGACCCCGCGACCGAAGAGACGATCACTGAATTCACCGACTGCGGCGAAAAGGCGGTCGAAGAAGCCGCCGCACGGGCCAAGGCCACGTTCGAATCCGGTGTCTGGTCGCAGCTTCCCGGCCGCGAGCGGGCCAAGGTGCTGTGGAAGATCGCAGACCTGATCGACGAGCACGCCGACGAGTTCGCCCAACTCGACTCGCTGAACACTGGAATGCCGCTGATGCAGGCCACCCTGCAAATGTCGACGGTTTCGGAGTTCTTCCGTTACTACGCCGGCTGGTGTTCCAAGCTCAACGGTGTCGCCTACGACGTCAAGACGGACGGCATCGCAACGGATGCCTTCGTAGACATGCACGCCTACACGCTCAAAGAGCCCTACGGCGTGGTCGGCCTGATCTTCCCGTGGAACGGCCCGATCTTCAACGCCAGCGCCAAACTCGCTCCCGCGTTGGCGGCCGGCGGCAGCCTGCTGGTCAAACCCGCCGAGGAGACACCACTTTCGGCCGTGCTGCTCGACCGGCTGGTCCACGAGGCCGGTGTCCCCGACGGCGTCGTCAACCTGCTCACCGGCTACGGCCACACCGCGGGCGCGGCGATCACCGCGCACCCCGACGTAGAAAAGGTCGCCTTCACCGGCTCGACCGAGGTCGGGAAGGAGATCGTGCGCGCATCGGCGGACAACCTCAAGAAGGTCACCCTCGAACTCGGCGGCAAGTCGCCGGTCTTGATCTTCGACGACGCCGACCTGGACAAGGCCATTTTGATGGCGTCGCTGGGCATCTTCGTGCACTCCGGGCAGGGCTGCGTCTGCGGGTCGCGGATCTTCGCCCAGCGCGGCGTGTACGACCGTGTGGTGGAAGGCATTTCGATGATGGCCAACACCTTCAAGCTGGGCGCGCCCAGCGAGGAGGGTTGCGTCAGCGGCCCGTTGATCAGCCAGAAGCAGTTGACCCGCGTGATGGGCTTCATCGACGAGGGTAAAAGCGAGGGCGTCGAGGTGGTCACCGGCGGGCACCGGCTGGACCGCAAGGGCTACTTCGTGCACCCGACCGTGCTGACCAACGTCGACCCGGCCATGCGGCTCTACCGGCAGGAAATCTTCGGCCCGGTGGTCACCATCCTGCCGTTCGACGACGAAGACGAGGCCATCGCCATGGCCAACGACACCACCTATGGCCTGGCCGCCACCGCCTACACCGAGAACCTCAGCCGCGCCCATCGGCTCGCCAAGCGTATGCAAGCGGGCAGCGTACAGGTCAACTGCCAGTTGGTCTTTGACCACGACGTACCGTTCGGCGGCTACAAGCAATCCGGCTGGGGACACGAATTCGGCAAAGAGGGCATCGACATCTACTTGAAGACCAAGTCGGTCTGGATGCAGCTCTAG
- a CDS encoding DoxX family protein: MAQTLEARLNAYRPIALSVFRVIFGLLFLTHGLSGVIGWPAAGHVALVGQWPDFYAAWIELVTGALIALGLFTRPAAFVASGEMAFAYFTVHFPHGFWPINNHGEDSVMFCFAFLLLVFTGGGPYGLDRRR, encoded by the coding sequence ATGGCGCAGACTCTCGAGGCCCGGTTGAACGCGTATCGGCCGATCGCCCTATCGGTGTTTCGGGTGATCTTCGGGCTGTTGTTCCTCACCCACGGCCTGTCCGGTGTGATCGGTTGGCCCGCGGCCGGTCACGTTGCGCTGGTTGGACAGTGGCCCGATTTCTACGCCGCCTGGATCGAGCTGGTCACCGGTGCGCTGATCGCGCTCGGGCTGTTCACCCGTCCCGCGGCATTCGTGGCGAGCGGCGAAATGGCATTCGCTTACTTCACCGTTCACTTCCCGCACGGGTTCTGGCCGATCAACAACCATGGCGAAGACTCGGTGATGTTCTGCTTCGCGTTCCTGCTGCTCGTATTCACCGGCGGCGGGCCCTACGGTCTGGACCGCCGGCGCTAA